The Humulus lupulus chromosome 7, drHumLupu1.1, whole genome shotgun sequence region ttaagtttatatttgttctagattttgaatttgaaagtgacaagaaaagattatatattatatgtttaatgtaatattaaatattatatatggattttaaatttaagtttcgtgctagttttaaaaaaaaaaaaaaaatttgttgctaattcacagtagattatattatatgtttaatataatattattctaataagtaagttcaagtttaattaaattttatttaaattataaaacatataattttattatttttaaataattatcattgtaaaatatttcaaaaatataatattttaatttgtttaattatttattatttttaaataattattattgtaaaatatatgaaaaatatcttattttaatttgtttaattatttattatttttaaataattatcattataaaatatctcaaaaatatcatattttgatttttttaattatttgttttattttatttaaaattaagtgtTTACAAACAATATTAATAATTTCTGTTATATAAGTTGTGTGTATACCTATAActataattacataattatttataaaattatacgTGTACGTATAAAATTACTTAAATGAGGCTGGTCAAAAGTATACTACACCCGAAACCAGTATATTAATGCaaaatatatttgtaaatatattatttaagatTGAGAACAACGGAAGAGGACAGAAGAACACTCGGGGATAACATAAATAAGCATGTGTATAAATCTAATATGGAGAAAAATAAATGGAATAAAACAATCAAAGAATTCAAACATTAATATCAGCTCACTCTCCGCATGGTATAGCAACACATGACTAAATGAGAAGCTCATACTTAGATCTACCAATATCAacaacagcagcagcaacaacaatatTGGTGACTCTGTAATGGAAAACTGAAACTGGGTGCTCATCAAGAAACAATGAACTGAAAATTTTCTAAGTAAGCTCTTTCATGCATTCTGGACTTTTCGACAGTACGAGAGAACCATCACAAAGTCCTTGGCCGACGAACCAACTGATGCTGGTACTTTCTTTGATGTGGATGCTGTCCGAAACCACAGGTCCACGAGGTTCTGCAGTGGCAGCGACGGGAGAACAGGCTGACCACGGCACAGAATCTCAACCTATAAacagaaacaaaataaaaacaaggtTTGGATTACGCCATAAAGCCACAAACCAAAACCAACTATTCTCGGGTTTTTGTGCTGGAGGGTAACTCAGATGAACTCACCTCAGCTTCGTCCTTAAGTTCGAGTTTCTTTACTAGATACTTTTGGATGAATGAGACAGGCATTTTTCCATCTCTGTGAACACAAACAAGTCATTACTACAGAATGAAAGCAGAGGAACCTTACAAATTCCACTGAAAATCCACAGCAAcgttacatgttttattttcagaAAAGGAAATTTCTGAAAGACCAACAATTTTATGTTTGCTGCTTTGGGTTATACAAGTTCAGATGCAGTAGAATACTGAGGCAACAAAGCTTTGAAGTAAAGGGAGTCACGAAACTCACTTAATTCTCAAGTAGCATGCAGATATCTGAGGCAAGGAAGCTACTCCTTTCCTGAAGCCAATTAACATAAGATCAGATATGGAATTCAAGCACCTCAAATAAAAAGACACAATGATATGTATGTACTTTACAGGCAAAGAAGCATCTTACCTTTCTTCGGAAGCAACCAGCGAGAACCAAATTGGGCTATTTCTTCTGCTGCGGTTAGCCCCGGATGCATCTAGCATCACCTGAGCTGAGGCACTCTCTCCAGATGAAGCTGCTCTATTACGATTTGCTGCACGCAACCTTCTGCGTTTCACTGGCCCTGGAAGCAAGGATGTCCCATTACTGTTATTTTTCACTTTTGCCTGTTCAGGCTCCTTTATTTTTGTCTTAGGCATATATGACTGACTGTCCAAAGCATTTGGTGAGTCTGCTTCAGTTTTAGTATCAGGAGTATGTAGTTCGCTATCAAGGGCATTACGAATCTCTGATTTGGCAACATGAGCGCCTTGTGTATTATTAGACTTAGAAGTCTTGGTTCTGTTAGCAACTTCTACAAGACAGGTTAAGGGTTTCCATAGATCAGCTTTCCCTTCCATTACAAGATCGTTCCTCTCTTTCTTACCAGAAGGCTCAGCAGATGAAGAATCCTGCATTAATAGAATAATAAGCACAGAACGTCCAATATGTTTGCTTTTGCAATAAAATTAAATCTAAAGCACGTAGTTAGTACCTGCATTTTATTTCGACCAGTTCTGATTTGAGATTCAGGCGAGCTTGAGCTTAATGGATGATCTTCTGCAGAATCTTCTCTCTTGACATTTCCTTCTACAGCAAAGCTGTTACCTCGTGAAGAACCAAGCCTTCTTGTGCCAGCTTTTGTTCTCCTTCCAGTCAAGCCGGTTTGGATTGGAACTTTGGGAGTGCTCACCACCAACGAAGATAGTGATCGCTCCTTCCTTTTCACTGGCACAGAAATTGGGGTTGTAGCTTCAGGCGCATTGATCTTTCTCCTTCTTAGAGGAAAGATCTTGGCTCGAATATCTTGCAAATTGTGGTCTGGCCTGCATGTCATTGACAAATGTTCTTCAGCATGTGGATACATCTCAAAACAGAATACTCAGTGTACAGTTAAAACAATGTGAATTACATGTATAAAATCTTTAGGGGTATATTAAAATTTTCACGAGATTTTCCCTATTATACAATTAATAGTGCTACTACCCAGCCTAATTTTGCATTGACCAGTATATTAATAGGAGTGACATTAGCTGGCTTGACCACACTGTACAATTTCAAATCCTAGAAGTTTCAGATGATTGGCAGTGACGGAGCTTAATTCTCGAGGGAGCTAATAGCATTTTTAATTTCTTAGGAAGGCTTTATTATAACTTTTTCCAAATTTTAgactataataatatttttttagtttaatttatataaaaaaaatagaaaagataGCAAAAATTTAGGGGGCTTACTGCCCCCAACTTAATGACTGGCTCTGTTTCTGATGATCGGTCATGGTGTTCATATGGTACACCCGCCGAAAAACACCCATGATGACAAATAAAATTCATTCCCATAGAAAATGAAAAGATAATATCAGAGGACTCGTAAAAGAGGAGTAAGACTTGAAACTCAAACTGATAAGAAACATGTAAGGTCACAGGTGGCAGGTTTACAAGAATGTCCTACAAGATCCCTGTAGGAATTACCTGGAAATGTTCACAATGCATAAGAACAACCAAAATACATTCAGAATACACAAAAAGATAATACTTTTTGAGGATCTCGACAAATACTGCTAGTAAGCTATAAACAAAGTGCAATGAATGTTTGATCATATTCAAATAACACTGTATGGAATTAAATTTGCAGGCTAACCAAGGAGCCTAAGTTACTGTTTATCTTCAAATAAAGGgaaactaaaaacaaaaaataataactggTAAAAAAAATATGGTGGAATGGTTATATTTACAGCCTCTAGAGAAAAAGTACTGACCTGAGTTTCTCCACTGGAAGACAGCCCAAATCAATTTTGCATACAGGACAGTAATCGACCTCCTCATCTGAGAGCTTCTCATATATGCACGTTCTGCAAACTGGTTTTAAAGTCATGATTGCATAAGTTAGACACTGGTTGCAAGTAGAGTCAAAACACTATTTAAGCAAATAACAGCCTCTAAACTTTTGGTTTCTCCAAATAAAAGCCCATGTCGAATAAAAGAGAAAACTTTACACTTCTGAGGCGGATGTGTTGGACTAAGCTGTTATTAAGACACACCAGAAGTAAAATCTAATGAGTCCATGTATCAAAAGTTTAATTTTTTCTTAGAGGACCCGCATAGGTCATTTTGTGCCTTCAATATTCGCTTGCCTAAATATAGATGACTTAATTACCAATACTGTAGGAGGGAAATCATACTTGTTGTAAGCCTAATCGATACTACGGATTTAGCTTCGTTTACTATGGACATTAGATATTCAAAAATGCGAGAAGGAAAAATGAAGATATGTCTATAACTggatttcttttaataaaaacttCATTGCAAAACTGCACTAAATTGCTTGGTGGGAGGGCCTAAGCTCATAACGCAACGACTAAAAAAGCTTCAGTCTTGCAAGTTAAATGGCCAGATATTCACCATAACGCCGAGTAACATAACAGTATAACACATTCAGATCAAAGACATCTATCATATAAATAAGTATACTATACTAAGCGGAGCAAGATCAATAAAGACTAAATAGATCAGATATACAGAACAGAAAACAATAAAAACACTAATGAATAATTCGGATTCGAAAATACTATCACTAATAAGTACATGAACAGCAATTAAGACTCATTCGCCTCGTTAAAATTTCCATATTAGAGCAATCACACACCAAAACAGAAAACGGGCAACTCAAAACGCAAAGAAGAAAAATTACACGTACGGAATTGAAATTGACAAACAGGTCGTGCAATGCAAATCAATAACACAACGATTCGACGAGAAATTGGAAACGAATTCCATAATAGCTGGAAACCCAGatcaaaaaaatcacaaaaacatGAAGAATCTAGACACACAAAACGCAAAAACAAAGCAAACCCAGATCACGAAAATCATCAAAAAAACTTGAGAGAAAAGAAGAATTGACGAGAGAAAGAGTGGAGAGAAGGAACATACACGTGTGGAGGCAGAGAGAGATGGTAGTAGCTTCGCTCAAGAGCTTATTACAAAGAGGGCACGTCATGCATGCCTCCAGCTTCTCCCTCCTCGCTTTAACAATCTGACCCGCCATCTCTGTGTGCGACTccctctctcgctctctctctctctctctaggctgAGAAATTGGTGTCTATTGAAACGGCATTCGACTCAAATAAATAGAACGAAAAATCAGAGAGAagagaacaaagaaagaaagaaattgaAGAGGGAAACGGATGTGAGTTTGGTTTGGTTTGGCGTTATAGGACGTGTGTTCGTTTGGGTTGGGATGGATCTGAGAGTACAGTAGACCAAAACTGGCGGGTTTTAGGGTGAAACGGGGAAGTGGGTTTGGATTGTTCGAGGGAAAATTACGTGGGTTTCGTTAGATTTTCGACGAGGAACACTCTAACTTGGTTGGGATTTTTATTCATATTCATTCATCTCACTCATTATTCTACTTTCGACGGCCAAGCATGAAAGCCAAAACCAAGGTTTTCTTTTTtcctatttttgtttttattatttctttGTGCGTGGAACCCCGAAACTCCCACTTTGAGTTCGACAATTAaggattttttaaattttttttaacgaTTGACATGGATAAAGTTCGCTCCGTTATATTACTGTTACGCACTCACACCTGAactctattttatttttctataaatataAATGCATTTCTTTTTTGGTATATTTTGAGGATAAAGATTAtcgttatttttattttttgacttgTGAATTGGTGAGttgttttcctattttatttcctttttgttttttaaaaaatattgtatcaaaatGGGAATAATTGAGCATATCAAAAATATTTGAGAGGGATTTTATTTTAGGGAATTTTATGTGTTGGAAAGAAATTTGACTAATTCCGTCCAAAATGGACCTATACAATCATCGTTattaatgatattttagtaataaTTTATATTTCATATGGTAATTTCTTACTAGGGTCACTAATTTAGTATTATTGCAAGCTTTTtctttgaaaaaagaaaaaaatcctGGCTGTTTACAATTCTCAGATGAATATAAAGAAATAAAATTGGTCATATATGAGTCATAGGatgatattaatatttattcttGTGAAACAACCATATATATACAAGAATATGCTTTAGTCATGTTTAGAAAGTAAGAATAAACTTGACAGGATAGGATTTTGCTAAGAATCCAACGGGtgctaaaaaaattaaattaaccaCATAATTAATCCACTTGATATGAGATAAGTTAATCTTATTGCGAAATTTAGAATAACTTTATCATATTTAAAACTACGCCGTCATGTTTACTAATAGTAAgtttaaaaatcataatttcaTATCGACGAACTTGTTTGatcataatttattattagtaaatgattaatttttatttatttattatatttcttaATTTAATCTTACTCGATCAAATTTTGATTTTCAAACATAATGTATAAGTATCGATTAATAAACATTTACTGACGATGAATATTCAATTAAACAACTGTTTTATTCTTAATGTTAGTGTTTTTCTTCCGTGTTTCAAAGTTAATTATATCCTTATTAATATCAATAGAGTGAAATAGGaattgaaaattaaataattGTATTGATAgtataaaataaaagagaattaGTGGTAAAAGtccttaatattttcaaaaatttgtaAATTAGTATCCAATCTTATTTTTAGGTGGGAAAAATACTCAATATCCACTTTCGTTGAGTTCTATTAGTACCCACTCTAACAGGCCTATTAGATGCCAACTGACCGTACACGAGTCAGCttctcattatttaaaataaaaaattaatgaaaaatataaatttattatataaaattaattagaaaaatagattacatattgaaaaaaaataaggttgacttaattttaaataatttttttataaaaattgtaAGGTGGGCCAATGAGGAGCTGACATGTGATAcacttgtttgtttttttaattttttttctatttttctaattatttttaaataaaacttatTTTTTATTAACCCTTTTACTTTAGAatcattttaaataatttttataaaaaataataaggtgGACCAATGAGgaaaatttttatataaataattttttataaaaaaaatatttaggaGAACTAATGAGGGATTGACACGTCTACACCCAGTCAGCATCTAACTCTTTTGTTAGAGTGGGTGCTAACGTAACCCAATAAAAGTGTACATTAGTTACTTttcccaacaataaaaaaataaggTACCAATTTACAAATTTTTGAAAACAGTGGTTACTTCAACCACTAATTCCTCTAAAACAAATGCATTAATAAAATGCGAtgataaaattatttaaatgtatCAAGAAAATGTGATGATAGAATTATTAAAATatgtaaaaattaaataaaaaatgtcaACAAACAAAACTTTATAATACATGCTGGGATAAAAAGTATATCTGTACATGCACTAATGTTTTTCTTTTTTgcagaaaagaaaaggaaatacaCAGAAGCGGGGCAGACACAAACAAAGAAACAACACAAATAATAAACCAACTCCGGAGAATCGCCACAGAGCATCGACCGCTCCCCAGAAGATTCGCAAAATCCATTATCCCCTGAACCTGAATAATTCTGCCTAATTATGGTCAATTTGCTGCATTGAGATGAGACATGTCCGTCTATTTCTTTGGGTTGCAATTGCGATCTTATGGATCTCCCTCCCAGTTTCGAAAGGCCTCTGTAGAACCCCAGAATTCTGCATGAAAAACTTGCACTTAAACTTTATTTTGAATGCCAAAATTCCTTACTGTTGATATTTATTCGCATTTATTGGTCACCTAGTACCAAAGTGTAACACACTAATTActccaaattttataaaataaattaattattctaatatatatatatatccaaaacaattttaattcatatactttttttaaaaaccataaaaattgaaaaataaattattattatctttctttcaaaaaataagaatttttctttaaaaaaattatttatatacatataacataaaataattaaaaatatccattattcataaaaaatacattGACGCGTTATCgaaaaaaatactatattttaaatttaatataagTGAATTGGAAAAGATCACAATTTCCTTGTTTCTCTGGGTTTCCAAATTTAgcattttaattacatataatgaTAATAAGAAACCAATTGattatattttcataaaaaaaatttatttttaaaccatattattttatatatattttggttacttttaaaatttatttgttattaatttctTATCTTAAAATTCTGATTAATcatttttaagttatattatgttgtcttattatttaagatacattttcGTTCCCTTCAAGCTTATTTTAGAAACTAACGACTTAACAAAAATTAATATTAAGAgactaaaatgtatatttttaattataattaataagcaacttctaagttttttttttcttttttatgtttgattaataaaaaaagagtttttttttattaggcTACTAGTTTATATAAtgatatatacataaaaaataataccatatattcttattataataataatacaaaacatacatcaaaataaaaaatattagtatTATATCAATTACATACAAATAATACTTTCTTTTTAATTGTTTCGGCCATACATGATAACTTACCTTATATAACTATATATTATGCAAGCATGTACAAATCTTCTCAAATAGAAATCtggatttaatttttataaacaaaaatattgaacGTAGTGtcattaagaaataaaaaaaagtgtttattaaaatatatttgttaacgCTGTTTTTCGTTAACTTAAATCTGAAGAACACTAAACAAAGATTCAGAAAATAAGAAAAGACCAGcaggatttttatgtggttcagtagttaaaatttgcctagtccatgagtcaatattattaattcgcaatactctctcaaagctttcttaAAGCAATTCCACAGAATATTCTCAGTACAAGATTGTGCGTGAGTACATATGAAAAATACTAggttatttatagacctggttggaAGAATATATTCCcctgattcagggaagttacaactaattattttaatctaaaataaatgtaattaaatacattaaatacataatatcatgataattgagatttaattatctgataacaacaaatccctaaggaatagagATACATTAACAACTGTTGTGTGCAAAACGGGTTGCTGACCTCAAATGCAAGGTTAACGCGCTTTCGAGATCGACTAATACTTCGAGCTTGTTATCCCGATCAACCTCTTCCCTAACTAGTGGTTTCATCGAGCTCAATCTTCGGAGTCCAATATCTTTGAGTttgcaactaaggctcgaatagCATACGTATGCGTCGGAGGAGGATCTTTCTTTCAAGCTTGAAGCTTAAGCTCAAaccttttaaacttgtgctcgatGGATAACAACAACAAGTCAGGAATCATgctaatttatacaagtgttcagcCACTGCTTATTATTTTCGAGTttacgctttacgagcctacatttcgagactcatttattcattctcaaaatttgggtaacattttgccccctcaaaagtgttggttcgaatcctaggagaatgaaacttttgaactccactttcGAAAATCGtgtcacctaccacactcgagtgtagaCACGCGTTACTCGGGGATTGCACACcaggagtactcaagtactctctaTTTCTGCACATGTCCTTTCCTAGGACCTTTTTTCCACCAATGTTAAAATTAAACCCCATCCATCAGATCCTTTTTTTTAATTCAAACCAAGGGCCCAGATCCATTCGACCTTTAACATCCTCACTTTGACGTATATATACACCCCTTCTTCTCCCTCATTCTTCACTTTGATTCTTCAGAGAGCACAAACcagaggaaaagaaagaaagaaataactaGAGTTTTCCTTACATGTTCTCTAAACTGAAAAAAGCAAAGCCATTCCAACACATTCGATTCTGTGAGATCATCCAGGCTTCTGCTTCTTCAGTCGATGATCTCTTTGTATCCTCACTTCGATTTGTGTAAGTTCTCTGATCTTTCTTTGCTATATATACATTTTTGCCCTTTTTTTTACGTGTTTTTTCTATCTGTGAGGATGCCTCTAGTTTTTTCCTAATTTTTATGGCTCCTTTCTTGCATTAAGAAAGTTTTTTGATTTGAGTAGTTTTGGCATGCTTAGAATCACGGTTTAGATCGAATAATTTATGGTAGAGTTGTGTAAAAATGAAGTTTTTATGCTAATGGAGGTTTTTTGGTCATaagtttcgtgtagcttaagaaataggattttggattagggttttcatGCACGAATCCCGAAGACATCGCCTTTTTGGGTAACTTCCAACTTTTTCTCTGGAAATCCGAGATTCTCTTTTGTTTTAAATTGATAGTATCCATCCTACTTTCGCGTGGGTGCACTCTCCatgcccgaactttacaataTTTCGGGATAGACATCTGATTCAATCTCGCTCTTTCGAGCCTTCACTCTCGATTGAGGCAATCACGTTATCTCGAGCTTGCAAACTCGAGTTATCAAAATAAATTATTCCACTTTAAAattatgggccctcacctttttctttcttgttagatgttgtAGTCTTTAGAGAATTGGTGGGGGGCCAAGCTTTCCATCCTTTACCATTcatcaactcccagtcctgaATCCCCATTCACACAAAATCAATGACTAAATCGTGAGCACGAGGAATGGTGCAAACAAGCAGACATACGAGCTCACTTCTGATGCCAAATTGACGATgtcgaggaaagaaaaagaaaaagatttcGAGTCCCAGCCTATCCCGACCCTGATCCCAATATCAAACTTATTCCATTAGACCCCAAACTTAAAGTCACCATATCCTTTCCCCCTGGTGAGCTCTCATTTACCCTAATGT contains the following coding sequences:
- the LOC133790728 gene encoding E3 ubiquitin protein ligase DRIP2-like, with protein sequence MAGQIVKARREKLEACMTCPLCNKLLSEATTISLCLHTFCRTCIYEKLSDEEVDYCPVCKIDLGCLPVEKLRPDHNLQDIRAKIFPLRRRKINAPEATTPISVPVKRKERSLSSLVVSTPKVPIQTGLTGRRTKAGTRRLGSSRGNSFAVEGNVKREDSAEDHPLSSSSPESQIRTGRNKMQDSSSAEPSGKKERNDLVMEGKADLWKPLTCLVEVANRTKTSKSNNTQGAHVAKSEIRNALDSELHTPDTKTEADSPNALDSQSYMPKTKIKEPEQAKVKNNSNGTSLLPGPVKRRRLRAANRNRAASSGESASAQVMLDASGANRSRRNSPIWFSLVASEERKGVASLPQISACYLRIKDGKMPVSFIQKYLVKKLELKDEAEVEILCRGQPVLPSLPLQNLVDLWFRTASTSKKVPASVGSSAKDFVMVLSYCRKVQNA